GCAGACTATATACCTGCTCTTGAAAAGGCAAATCCTAGGGATTTATCAGTTGCTATTTACTATCCTGACGGAACAGGATATTGTGCGGGGGATGTAAGTGGGAAAATGACCCTGCAAAGCATATCGAAAGTTTTGACACTTGCTCTTGTATTAATGGAAAAAGGGGAGGAATATGTCTTTTCCTATGTAGGTAAAGAACCTACTGGTGACCCTTTTAATTCGATTGCCAAGTTAGAGACAAACAAGCCATCCAAGCCGTTAAACCCGATGATCAATGCAGGAGCATTGACTGTGACCCACATGATTGCAGGTGACAGTGTGAATGAACGATTCAAGCGTATTTTAGATTTTATCCGGGAAATGACACAAAATCCCACTATTGGTTTTAATGAAGATGTTGCCCGGTCAGAATACAATACAGCAGACTTAAATAGGTCGTTAAGCTATTTTTTAAAGCAGCATAATGTAATAAATGAGGATGTGGAGGACTTAATCGAATTGTACTCGAAGCAGTGTGCTATTGAAATGGACAGCCAGGATTTGGCGAGGATAGGCTGTGTGCTGGCCATGAATGGGAAAGATTTGTTGACGGGAAAGCAAATCATCCCCGGGGACATTGCCCGTATTTGCAAGACATTCATGGTTACCTGCGGCATGTATAACGCATCAGGTGAATTTGCCATCAATGTTGGCATACCGGCTAAAAGCGGTGTTTCAGGGGGAATCATGGGGGCCGTCCCCGGAAAATGTGGGATTGGAATTTATGGTGCAGCGCTGGATGAGAAGGGGAACAGCGTTGCCGGGATAAAAATCTTGGAAATGATGGCGAAAAAGTATTCTCTAAGTATGTTTAATTTTTAAACATTGACACCATTAGCGATGAGTTATTTTTAATTCGGATGTTGTCTGGCTAATGAGAGTCAGAGAAGAGAGAGAATGAAGCTTGTAATAAGAGCTTTTTCGTTATGTTTGGTGTGATCTTACAGGAAAAGGCTTAAATGAGGTTCAGTCTATAGCCTTAAAGAAACAAATCACTCACTTTCACGGCAAAAAAAGGACCTCTGCACATATGGCAAGGGTCTTAAGGTGATCATAACAAGTTGGATAGGAGAGATACTTTTTTATATAATGCATGTACCTCTTTATTCCGATGTTCCCCGATGTCATTTCTAATGTGGCCTTCCATATCGGTCATTAAATCAGCTAATTTCAATGCCTTTTGCCTATCGGAAATATTGCTTCGAATGATATATTCATATTTTGCATTGTATTCAGTCAGTGACATTTCTTCCGTCCTCCCATAATATCATTTAAGCTGTCCTCTGTTCCTTCATCAGCAATCCCTATGTACTTTAGTGTAATTCCAGGATGTGAATGATTAAGGAGCATTTGTAACTCAGCAAGGTCCTTACTTCGTTTATAGTGCCAGTACCCGAACGTTTTCCGCATGGTATGGGTACCGACGCCCTCGATGTCCACCATGTCCGCTGCTTTATTAAGCTGTCTATAGGCTTGTATCTTGCTAATTGGCTTATCGCCCTTGCGTGAGGGGAATAGCCATTCACTATCGATGGTGGCTATATAGGCTGCCAATTCATTACATACATTATTAAGCTGTATTATTCTTGGCTTTTTTGTTTTGCCTTCCTTGATGATGACCTCCATCTTACCTTTAATGTCCTTTATCTTCAGCGATAATAAATCAGACACACGCAAGCCGGTATTGATGCCTAACAAGAACAATATGTAGTCTCTCTCGCTGCAATGTCTCTTCAGTGACCATTTCATATCATCTAATTTTTCCAATGATCTGATTGGTTGAACGTCAATTAAATGTTCTTTTGGCAAATGAGATCACCCTTATTTCACGCTAATGGAATCAGTGTTTTGAATGTATACTTTTTTATTAATTTAAGAGTAACACTTGAAAAGGATGGAAGTCAATGTGAGGTGTATCTGATATTTTTGGGACTGTCCACTTTTAAGGGTTCGGAGTATTTTAGTTGTTTATTCGTATTAAGGTTGAATAAGGGCATTAAAAACTTCTAGAACTTGATATAATGAATCTATAGGAATATTTTTCTAAAGTGATGTTTTGATGGATATTTAAAAGATGAATTAATTCATTCTGAATTTATTATGCTTTAACAAGATTGGGGAAACCACCAAGAAGAGAGGTTTAGTTATATTGAAAAAGTTACTGCCTTTAATGTCAAGGTTGTTTACTATGGCAATTATGGTTGCGGTTTTTTACTGTATGTTCATGTTCGCAGATTTGGAGAATGAAAAGACAGACAGCGGGCGTCATAACGAGCGATCAGTTAATTTTGAAGAGATGAGCGATCAAGAAGAGAAGCCAGCAGGTTCTTTGGTGAACTATTGTAAAGATAGCGCTAATGAGAGTCGCACCTCCAGTTGGTTCGGTATTGAAGAAAACGTTATGGAACCTAGCGAATATACGGTTGAATGCATTGAACACTTGGAATAGCAGCAGAGTTCCTATGGATCAACCGTAAATTTGAAGTTCAGGACAACAAGGATATCCGGGACGTCAGGGTATAGCGAAAAGGTAAGGACATATTGCCGAACATTACCGTGAGCGGGGGGCATCCAAAGATTTGGCTGGTTGGCTTAATGGAACGGAGCGGGATTTACGGGGAATATGAAGTGTTTTGGAAAATAAGAATTCGCTGAAATGATTGGTGACGAATGGGTACAGCGGGGGAGGCCATATTTGCTGCATATAGAACATTGACACTAGCCTGTTAGGATCTTAACCAAACAGGTTTTTAGTATGAAAGGAAATCCAATGGAAAAAATGGAATAGAATAGAATGAAGAATGAAGGAAAATTTTTCACCCCCATATCTTTTTCTCTTTCTGAAACGTTTATAGGATAGAGGGTGTTGAAGGAGTGAGAAAAATGATAAATAAGTTAAGGGAAGATATTTCTGAAGAAAAGGATAACGGTGCGATTTTGCGTGAAGTCTATCCTGAATTACTTCGGTTTTGCCGATTCCTGACCCAAAATAATTGGGATGGGGACGATTTGGCACAGGAAACGATATTGAAGGCAATGCAGGGCTATGGAAAGAAAACCGAGATAACAACGGCTTTATTGAAGACTATAGCCCGCCATTCCTGGATTGATACGATACGAAAAAGAAAAAAAGAATCATTAGACGAACTGTTGGATATCGAACAACAGGGATCAGTTGGGGAAAATGCCTTTGAAACGGTTGAATATATAATAAAGTCACTTACCCCGAAACAAGCCGTTGTTTTCCTGTTAAAGGAAGGATTCCTCTATCGGTCAAAAGAAATCTCAGATTATTTACACACCACGGAAACGGCTGTAAAGGCAATCTTGAACCGTGTGAAAAAGCGTTTTGCCGATGACGTTGAAGAGCGTAAGTTGTCTTGTGTGGAAGATTGGCAGGATGATGAGGAACAGCGGCTCTTGTCACTGATGACACAGGCTTTAAAAGCCCAGAATCCTGATATCCTCATTAGAAGCATCCCATCTTTCAAATCCCTGAACAGTGAATCGATGATTCCTAAACTTATGAATCGTTCGATTCTTTCCAAATCAAGCTTCACTCCTTCAAACACACTCTCAATGGCTGCATAGCCAATATCATTGTTAGGAGGAAGAAGAGATATGACCACAATTCCATATGTAATTGAGCAATCAGGCAAGGGTGAGCGCTCGTATGATATTTATTCCAGACTTCTAAAAGACCGTATCATCATGATTGGGGAAGAAATCACCGATCATTTAGCCAATAGTGTGGTTGCCCAATTGTTATTCTTGGCAGCAGATGCACCTGAGAAGGAAATTACCATATTCATAAACAGTCCGGGGGGATCGACCAGTGCCGGTTTCGCCATTTATGATACGATGCAATATATTAAGCCTGATATCCGGACTGTATGTACGGGGATGGCTGCATCATTCGGTGCCATGCTTTTATTGGCGGGTACGAAAGGGAAAAGGTGCGCTTTGCCAAATAGTGAAATAATGCTTCATCAACCGCTTGGTGGTGCGAGGGGGCAAGCCACGGAAATTGAAATTTCTGCCCGAAGGATTTTGAAACTAAAGGATCATATCAATCAAATCATTTCGGAAAGGACTGGGCAGCCTATCGAAAAGGTGGCGAAGGACACAGATCGTGATTACTTCTTAAGCGCAATAGAGGCGAAAGATTACGGTATAATTGATGAAATAATCGTTCAGGATAATTAATCCTGATAAGAACGCCATCAGTAAGTCAAAAATAAGCTGGATGAAAACGAAAAGAAACTGTCGATATCTATATCGGCAGTTTCTTTTTTACCTTTGACATTACTCCAATAAGGCCAGTTCCTCAGGAGGTTTGAGTGTTTACCATTCAACTCAGTCATTCGCTTATGGGGAAGTCAAGTAATGGATTCTTACACTTGATACAGGAGTTTTATTTCTTAATAATTAGTCTGCTCGACTCGTTCTCCTTGTTTACGGGAACGTCTTTTCCTACAGTGACCCTGCGAACGACGCGGTGCTGGTCCCCGTAATCGGCAATAGCGTAATGCTGCGTGGCTAGGTTATCCCAAATGACCACGTCCCCTTCACTCCATTGCCAACGCACGGTATTTTCTAAGCGCGTGACGTATGAATCGAAGATGCTTAATAATCTTTCAGATTCACTTGTTGTATATCCTTCCACTCTTCCAGCAAAGCCGCCTAATAACAAATGCTTTTTTCCTGTTTCTGCGTGCACGTGAACGACTGGATGCCTTGTTTTATAAATGGTCGATTCGAATATATCACGATATTTCTTTTTAACCTCATCATCAATGTTTTCGGCTGGTTTGAATTGTGCATAATCATATTCATTTGTATGGATTGCCCATAGTCCATCCGCTAATTTCTTCAATCCATCCGGCAGGTCCTCATATGCTTTATTGGTATTTGCCCAGACTGTATCGCCACCAACATCAGGGATGGTTACACCTCTTAAAACAGAGTATTTAGGAACTTCTGGAACAAAAGTGACATCAGTATGCCAATGGTTTGCTTTAGCACCCCGTTCGGAATCAAGTTCGAAAATATAGTTAGTATTGTCTTTGACCGGTACTGTAGGATGTGCATAAGGCTCACCCAATAGTTTGGCAAATGCTTCTTGGCTGGCATCGTCCAAATGGTTTTGACCTTTGAAGAATACGACTTTATGATCGTTTAACGCTTGTTTGATTTCACTGAAAATAGCTAAATCCAAGTCTCCGCTTAATTGGACTCCTTGAATTTCCGCTCCAATCCTTCCTGCTACGGGTACCACTTTTAATTGTTGTGTTTTAGTTTCCGTCATAATCAATCTCCTCCTGTAAGGTATGTTTTTTTATTTTTTAAAAGCTTCATCAATGTACTCATTGTGGATCTGATTTTTAAAATTAAATGATTTCTTGATATAACCCACACCAGCTAAAGTATCGATTGATTCTTGTTGTGCCTTGATGGCATCTTCGGTAAAGTAGATATTTGGTTCTTCAGCCGTTATTATTTTCTTGACTGTGCTCACAGGCAATTTAGTTTCTTTAGAATAAATTTCAGATGCTTCATCTGGATTTTCAATTTGCCAATCGGCAGCTTTTTTATAAACCTTTAAATAGGCCTCTACAATTTCAGGATGTGCTTTTGCAAATTCGTTACGTGCAATGATTGCACCAGGAGCTAATATTTTTCCTTTTACATTAAGTGCGACTGCATTACCTTTTTCAATATTATTAAGGTAATAAGGGTTCCATATCGCCCAGGCGTCCAATTGTTTGGTTTCAAAAGCGGATTGAGCATCATCCGGTTGTAAATTGATGAGTTTAATATCATCAGTCGTTAAACCATGAGCTTTCAATGCCTTGATTAAATACACATGACCCGTTGTCCCCGAGGCAACACCGACCGTTTTTCCCTTTAAGTCTTCAATCTTCTTTATGTCACCTTCTGGCTGAGCCAGGATCCGGACAGATGACTCACCTCGACCTGTTTGTGCAATCACTTCAAATGGCAGATTCTTATCAATTCCGGCTATTAGTGCACCGTCCCCTAAAAAAGATAGGTCAACCCGATTGGAAGCGAGGGATTCCAAAAGCGGGGGACCACTCGGGAATTCACTCCACTCGATTTGGGCATCCAGTTTAGAAAACTCTTCGTCGAACAAACCCTTTTCCTTTGCAATGACCAATGGCCCCATCTTGCCATTTAAGGCAATATGAACTTTAAGTGGATCACTTTTCCCGGAAGCTTTACCGGCATCAGAATTACAACCTGCCAATACAGCAATGCTTATGATGGCAAGTAATACTGCGGTTAACTTGTTACGATATTCCTTCATGAATTCCCTCCTTTTTTATTACACTTACCACATCTGGATAGTCAGATTAATGACAAAAAAGAGATTCAACGAAGAGTATGCCGGGGTTACTCTTCATTGAATCTCCGGTAGTCCAGTTGATTCACATGACCTTTATTTAATTGGTTTTTTGTGAAGCGGATTTGTGTATGAATGCATCTTAACAGGTGTTAGAATAATCTGTCAATTTATTTATTGATTAATCCGATAAAATAAATTGGTATTCGGTGTTGATTATAAATAATCGATAAGTTAATATAAAATGAAATATTGAATCGACTAGTTAACTAGAGATTCAGCAAAGGGACAATATGTGCCTTATTGCTGGATCTCTATTTTTTTTTATTTGAGAAAGGGTGAGGATATTGGTAGCGACGTTAGAAATTAATCATGTAAGCAAAACATTTAAGAATGATAATGAAAGTGTCCATGTTTTGGATAATTTAAATCTGAGAGTCAAAAATGGTGAGTTCGTCACCATCATTGGTCCGAGCGGCTGTGGGAAAAGCACATTATTAAAGCTGGTCGCAGGACTTGATTCAGACTTTGACGGCTCGATCATAGCAGGGGATCATCCGGTTAGTGCCCCATCTAAAGACCGTGGTTTCATTTTTCAGGAGCACCGCTTATTTCCATGGCTAAACGTGGAGAAAAATATTGCAGGTAACCTTCCATTAAAAAAACCGGATATTAGAAAAAGGGTGGATGATTTAATTTCACTTGTTAAACTAAAAGGATTTGAAAAGGCGTATCCACGCCAATTATCAGGTGGAATGTCGCAGCGTGTTGCCATTGCCAGGGCCTTATTACGTAATCCTGAAGTTTTATTGCTGGATGAGCCATTCGGTGCATTGGATGCTTTCACGCGAACGCATCTTCAAGAGGCTTTGCTAGAAATATGGGAGAAGAATATGACAACGATGGTGCTTGTCACCCATGATATTGATGAATCCATCTTTTTATCGAGCAAAGTGGTAGTCATGGAGGCAAAGCCTGGACGGATTAAAGCTATCGTTCCAATTGATTTACCATATCCAAGAACTCGAACAAGCAAAGCGTTTCAGGAATTCAGGACCGTCATTTTAACCCAACTTGATCATCATCCTGAAGAAAGGGAAGATTGGAGCATTTAATTAATTTTTGAAAAAAGGAAGGATGAAAAATATGTCTACACAGACCGTTGCTCAAAACAAGTCGCTTGTCATAAGGAAAACGAAAAAACAATCCAAACTTGCCAAATCAGCATTGCGGGGTTCGTTCCTTCCCGTTGTCGTGTTGATTGCATGGCAATCATTAGGTTCGGCTGGCATCCTGCCTGCCCAATTATTCTCATCACCTTTATTAATCGTCACGACTTTCATTGATCTCGTTCAGTCAGGGGAAATGGGCATGCATTTACAAATCAGTTTAACGCGGGCTCTTCTTGGCTTTGCATTCGGTGGTTTTTTAGGTTTATTGCTAGGAGTCATCGTTGGCATGCAAAAAAAATCCGAAGAATATCTTAATCCAAGCATTCAAATGTTACGAACAGTTCCTTTACTTGCGATTACCCCTTTATTCATTATGTGGTTCGGGTTTGGTGAACTATCCAAAGTGCTGCTTATTGCTTTAGGTGCTTTTTTTCCTCTATATTTACAAACTTTTTTGGGCCTTCGGAATGTGGATAAAAAACTATACGATGTTGCCCGAATCTTAGAGTTTAGCCGTCTGGAACAAATAACGAAGCTCATGATTCCGGCAGCTTTGCCAAACATATTGCTTGGTATCCGTTTAGCCTTAAGTGCGGCTTGGATGTGCCTGGTCGTAGCTGAATTGTTGGGTGCGGATAGAGGGGTGGGCTTCATGATCCAGGATGCCCGTTCATTCATGCAAACGGACGTCGTATTCGTAGGCATCATCATTTTTGCCCTCGCTGGCAAAATCTCCGATTCGTTTGTCCGTTTTTTAGAAAATCATTTATTGAAATGGCAAGATAGTTTTAAAGCCTAATTGAAAAGGATGACCGCCCTGTTTTGGATGGTCATCCTTTTCTTGTTTGTAGCGTGTTTTTAATTGATTTCTCTATGTAAGGGCAAATAAATGGTGAACGATGTTCCTTTGTTCAATTCGCTCTGCACCACGATTTTCCCTTTGTACTTTTGAACGATGGAATAACAAAGGGTCAGGCCGATACCTGTTCCCCTGTCTTTAAGCGAATAAAATGGGGTGCCGAGTATTGCAAGCTGTTCTTTGGAGAGGCCTATTCCTGTATCCGTTATTCGTATTTTTGCCATAGTGCGTTCCTGCTCTGTTTCCACTTTGATGAATCCGGGATTGTTCATTGACTCAATTCCATTTTTCATGATATTGACCAGTATCTGCTTAAGCTCGATGGGATTCATGTTAATGTGCAGGTCGTCACGGAAATCCAAGAGAAAGCCTATGTTGCGATTATTAGCGAAACTCGTTAATAGATCGGAAATCTTTTGGATTTCGAAATTTAAAGGAATGACCTGTACATTATCCGTTTGAGGTTTTGCCAAAGACAAATAGTCATTGATTATCACTTGTGTATATTCAAGTTCTGTAAGCATGGTCTGTACATAAAATTTTTCCGTTTCATTCAGTTCCTTCTCTTGATCTAATAACTGGGCAAATCCTTTTACGACTGTAATCGGATTACGTATCTCATGTGCAATGGTGGCAGCGAGCTGTCCGACTGAGTTCAGTTGTTTGGCCTGCTGTATTTCCTTATGAAATGCATTAGTGGATTCCACCCTATTATTGGTTCCTATGAATACGAATACCAATATGATTTGTATAGCGATGAAATTAAGCGTGTTGCCGAAACTATCCAAAGCGACATATTCATAAGTATATTGAAGATCCGATTTTGAAATGATCAAGATGGAAGCGGGACCTAATATGAAATTTAAAGTGGCGACAATATAAAACCCGATTTTATCAAAGAGAAAAATGGGAATCAAGGGTGCTAAAGCAAATAAAGCCAGCATGATTGCGGTATCTGGAAATATCAAGAATTTTCCGTATAAATAAACAGTAATTAAGAAAATGAATAGGGTTTTATAAAAATTGACTTCTGTTTTTAAGTAAAATAACAGAGAAATTATCATCCCCGATATTAAAATGACCTGTAATATCATCTCGTAGGGATTATCTTTCCAACTTATAGGTGATACAGAAATCCCAACTAATAGTAAAAAGGATATCATTGCCATGAATGCTTTCAGTATAAATCGGTGTTTGTTTTGATAATATTGATAATTTTTTAACATAATTCCCCTTAATATTAATATTCTGTTGTTTGCTTAATAGTAATATGATACTAGTTTTTTGTAAATCAGAAAAAGATAGATTTTGCCATCGATAGTCTCTCTATATATAGTACCGGAAGGGGAGGTCAAGGAGTTAGGGAACAATTCTGTCCATGCCCCCTTGGTATGTCAACATTGTAACATCTGATCTAATATCTGAAATTTATCGGCTTTAAGCATGGTTTATTATGGATATAGCAGACTTGACGTATTAATGAAACGGTTAAAGACGTATTAAACAGCGAAGAAAGGAGTTAAGTAACAAGGAGTAAATGTTTAGTTGTTGGTATTTGGGTGACTGTTTTTTTCTACTATTTCAATATGTACATGCCAAGAAACTTTTTATATTTTCTTATTAGATTACCAGTATCCATGTTTAGCA
The DNA window shown above is from Peribacillus sp. FSL P2-0133 and carries:
- a CDS encoding tyrosine-type recombinase/integrase, which translates into the protein MKWSLKRHCSERDYILFLLGINTGLRVSDLLSLKIKDIKGKMEVIIKEGKTKKPRIIQLNNVCNELAAYIATIDSEWLFPSRKGDKPISKIQAYRQLNKAADMVDIEGVGTHTMRKTFGYWHYKRSKDLAELQMLLNHSHPGITLKYIGIADEGTEDSLNDIMGGRKKCH
- a CDS encoding TauD/TfdA family dioxygenase, whose translation is MTETKTQQLKVVPVAGRIGAEIQGVQLSGDLDLAIFSEIKQALNDHKVVFFKGQNHLDDASQEAFAKLLGEPYAHPTVPVKDNTNYIFELDSERGAKANHWHTDVTFVPEVPKYSVLRGVTIPDVGGDTVWANTNKAYEDLPDGLKKLADGLWAIHTNEYDYAQFKPAENIDDEVKKKYRDIFESTIYKTRHPVVHVHAETGKKHLLLGGFAGRVEGYTTSESERLLSIFDSYVTRLENTVRWQWSEGDVVIWDNLATQHYAIADYGDQHRVVRRVTVGKDVPVNKENESSRLIIKK
- a CDS encoding ATP-binding protein, which gives rise to MLKNYQYYQNKHRFILKAFMAMISFLLLVGISVSPISWKDNPYEMILQVILISGMIISLLFYLKTEVNFYKTLFIFLITVYLYGKFLIFPDTAIMLALFALAPLIPIFLFDKIGFYIVATLNFILGPASILIISKSDLQYTYEYVALDSFGNTLNFIAIQIILVFVFIGTNNRVESTNAFHKEIQQAKQLNSVGQLAATIAHEIRNPITVVKGFAQLLDQEKELNETEKFYVQTMLTELEYTQVIINDYLSLAKPQTDNVQVIPLNFEIQKISDLLTSFANNRNIGFLLDFRDDLHINMNPIELKQILVNIMKNGIESMNNPGFIKVETEQERTMAKIRITDTGIGLSKEQLAILGTPFYSLKDRGTGIGLTLCYSIVQKYKGKIVVQSELNKGTSFTIYLPLHREIN
- the clpP gene encoding ATP-dependent Clp endopeptidase proteolytic subunit ClpP; the encoded protein is MTTIPYVIEQSGKGERSYDIYSRLLKDRIIMIGEEITDHLANSVVAQLLFLAADAPEKEITIFINSPGGSTSAGFAIYDTMQYIKPDIRTVCTGMAASFGAMLLLAGTKGKRCALPNSEIMLHQPLGGARGQATEIEISARRILKLKDHINQIISERTGQPIEKVAKDTDRDYFLSAIEAKDYGIIDEIIVQDN
- a CDS encoding aliphatic sulfonate ABC transporter substrate-binding protein encodes the protein MKEYRNKLTAVLLAIISIAVLAGCNSDAGKASGKSDPLKVHIALNGKMGPLVIAKEKGLFDEEFSKLDAQIEWSEFPSGPPLLESLASNRVDLSFLGDGALIAGIDKNLPFEVIAQTGRGESSVRILAQPEGDIKKIEDLKGKTVGVASGTTGHVYLIKALKAHGLTTDDIKLINLQPDDAQSAFETKQLDAWAIWNPYYLNNIEKGNAVALNVKGKILAPGAIIARNEFAKAHPEIVEAYLKVYKKAADWQIENPDEASEIYSKETKLPVSTVKKIITAEEPNIYFTEDAIKAQQESIDTLAGVGYIKKSFNFKNQIHNEYIDEAFKK
- a CDS encoding ABC transporter ATP-binding protein, which codes for MVATLEINHVSKTFKNDNESVHVLDNLNLRVKNGEFVTIIGPSGCGKSTLLKLVAGLDSDFDGSIIAGDHPVSAPSKDRGFIFQEHRLFPWLNVEKNIAGNLPLKKPDIRKRVDDLISLVKLKGFEKAYPRQLSGGMSQRVAIARALLRNPEVLLLDEPFGALDAFTRTHLQEALLEIWEKNMTTMVLVTHDIDESIFLSSKVVVMEAKPGRIKAIVPIDLPYPRTRTSKAFQEFRTVILTQLDHHPEEREDWSI
- a CDS encoding sigma-70 family RNA polymerase sigma factor; this encodes MINKLREDISEEKDNGAILREVYPELLRFCRFLTQNNWDGDDLAQETILKAMQGYGKKTEITTALLKTIARHSWIDTIRKRKKESLDELLDIEQQGSVGENAFETVEYIIKSLTPKQAVVFLLKEGFLYRSKEISDYLHTTETAVKAILNRVKKRFADDVEERKLSCVEDWQDDEEQRLLSLMTQALKAQNPDILIRSIPSFKSLNSESMIPKLMNRSILSKSSFTPSNTLSMAA
- a CDS encoding ABC transporter permease; translated protein: MSTQTVAQNKSLVIRKTKKQSKLAKSALRGSFLPVVVLIAWQSLGSAGILPAQLFSSPLLIVTTFIDLVQSGEMGMHLQISLTRALLGFAFGGFLGLLLGVIVGMQKKSEEYLNPSIQMLRTVPLLAITPLFIMWFGFGELSKVLLIALGAFFPLYLQTFLGLRNVDKKLYDVARILEFSRLEQITKLMIPAALPNILLGIRLALSAAWMCLVVAELLGADRGVGFMIQDARSFMQTDVVFVGIIIFALAGKISDSFVRFLENHLLKWQDSFKA
- the glsA gene encoding glutaminase A: MGCQCRSNDELQQLVDQAKEYTNLGTVADYIPALEKANPRDLSVAIYYPDGTGYCAGDVSGKMTLQSISKVLTLALVLMEKGEEYVFSYVGKEPTGDPFNSIAKLETNKPSKPLNPMINAGALTVTHMIAGDSVNERFKRILDFIREMTQNPTIGFNEDVARSEYNTADLNRSLSYFLKQHNVINEDVEDLIELYSKQCAIEMDSQDLARIGCVLAMNGKDLLTGKQIIPGDIARICKTFMVTCGMYNASGEFAINVGIPAKSGVSGGIMGAVPGKCGIGIYGAALDEKGNSVAGIKILEMMAKKYSLSMFNF